From one Nonomuraea polychroma genomic stretch:
- a CDS encoding class I SAM-dependent methyltransferase, with translation MYGTELSEIYELIFRSRGKNWVAEAKGVAELIRAHSPAADSLLDVACGTGAHLRTLRKFFSYVEGLEISPPMRQKALEALPGVAVHEGDMREFSLGRRFEAVTCLFNAIGYVSTPEEMRRAVRAMADHLEPGGVLVVEPWWFPEKFIEGYVAGDVVREEGRVIARVSHSTRQGRATRMEAHFTVADRDGIRSFVEIDLLALFTLEEYLEAFAAAGCPATYLPGGLTGCGLFVGTRDSGPS, from the coding sequence ATGTACGGGACTGAACTCTCCGAGATCTACGAGCTGATCTTCCGCTCGCGCGGGAAGAACTGGGTGGCCGAGGCCAAGGGCGTCGCCGAGCTCATCCGCGCGCACTCCCCCGCCGCAGACTCGCTGCTGGACGTGGCCTGCGGGACCGGCGCCCACCTGCGCACGCTGCGCAAGTTCTTCAGCTACGTCGAAGGGCTGGAGATCTCCCCGCCCATGCGCCAGAAGGCGCTGGAGGCCCTGCCAGGCGTGGCCGTGCACGAGGGCGACATGCGAGAGTTCTCCCTCGGCCGCCGGTTCGAGGCGGTCACCTGCCTGTTCAACGCCATCGGGTACGTGTCCACACCGGAGGAGATGCGCCGGGCGGTACGTGCGATGGCCGACCACTTGGAGCCCGGCGGGGTGCTGGTCGTCGAGCCGTGGTGGTTCCCCGAGAAGTTCATCGAGGGATACGTGGCCGGTGACGTGGTGCGGGAGGAGGGCCGGGTGATCGCCCGGGTGTCGCACTCGACGCGCCAGGGCCGGGCCACCCGGATGGAGGCCCATTTCACGGTCGCGGACCGCGACGGCATCCGCAGCTTCGTCGAGATCGACCTGCTCGCGCTGTTCACGCTGGAGGAGTACCTGGAGGCGTTCGCGGCGGCCGGGTGCCCCGCCACATACTTGCCGGGCGGCCTGACGGGCTGCGGGCTCTTCGTCGGCACACGTGATTCAGGCCCGTCTTAG
- a CDS encoding NAD-dependent epimerase/dehydratase family protein: MTKQLITVLGASGLLGRAVARELAARPVRLRLVARRPSPAPARARAEVEVRTVDLAEGGSVAAAVAAADVVIHLVAPSSGAGTWRAAATGPAAGLVGAGLATDLIDALRGRARPPIVLFAGSMSQVGGGARVRLDGNEPDDPLTVYDQQKLAVEQAIEAATAEGVVRGCSLRLATLYSRGPDHDADRGVLAAMARRALADRPLTMWHDGTIARDLLCADDCARAFTAALDEIDAVAGRHWLVGTGQATTIGAAFTMIAQAAAEHTGREPVPVVQVPPAETLMPTDLLDLVLDPSAFQKATGWAPHVPLRDGVESLVAAVARDAN; the protein is encoded by the coding sequence ATGACGAAACAGCTCATCACCGTGCTCGGCGCCTCCGGCCTCCTGGGGAGGGCCGTCGCACGCGAGCTGGCGGCCAGGCCCGTACGGCTGCGGCTGGTCGCGCGCAGGCCGAGCCCCGCCCCCGCGCGAGCGCGGGCGGAGGTCGAAGTGCGCACGGTCGACCTGGCGGAAGGGGGATCGGTGGCCGCGGCCGTCGCGGCCGCCGACGTGGTGATTCACCTGGTCGCGCCCTCGTCCGGCGCCGGCACCTGGCGGGCTGCCGCCACCGGCCCTGCGGCCGGGCTGGTCGGCGCGGGCCTGGCCACCGATCTCATCGACGCACTGCGCGGCCGGGCACGCCCGCCGATCGTGTTGTTCGCCGGATCCATGTCCCAGGTAGGCGGCGGCGCCCGGGTACGCCTCGACGGAAACGAACCCGACGACCCGCTGACCGTCTACGACCAGCAGAAGCTGGCCGTCGAGCAGGCGATCGAGGCGGCCACCGCCGAAGGCGTCGTACGCGGGTGCTCGCTGCGGCTGGCCACCCTCTACAGCCGGGGACCCGACCATGACGCTGATCGCGGGGTGCTGGCCGCGATGGCGCGGCGGGCCCTCGCCGACCGGCCGCTCACCATGTGGCACGACGGCACGATCGCCCGCGACCTCCTGTGCGCCGACGACTGCGCCCGCGCCTTCACCGCCGCGCTGGACGAGATCGACGCCGTCGCAGGCCGCCACTGGCTGGTCGGCACCGGCCAGGCCACCACGATCGGCGCCGCCTTCACGATGATCGCGCAGGCGGCCGCCGAGCATACCGGCCGCGAGCCCGTCCCCGTCGTGCAGGTGCCGCCCGCGGAGACCCTGATGCCCACCGATCTGCTGGACCTCGTGCTCGACCCCTCGGCCTTCCAGAAGGCCACCGGCTGGGCCCCGCACGTGCCGTTGCGCGACGGGGTCGAGAGCCTCGTGGCCGCCGTCGCCCGCGACGCGAACTGA
- a CDS encoding helix-turn-helix transcriptional regulator has product MKLVERDSKLDRLRRLFADSTKGKSQVAAITGAVGSGKTALLHTFAESIAGDGGVFLTVTASRTERALELGVIGQLISSAVPFAEGDESARRLLDTAAHGLSLPESPDAASELDRATDGVGIRDVRSLAALSNALFRLGERGPVVIGVDDVHYADVSSLEVLLYLIRRVSLRPVPFLFILTWGADPEFNHPKFNAEVLSHQHVEALRLELLSRNGVAKVISDKLGTQAVGRLTPACHAMSGGNPLLVHALLEDYRHAESAQPAEFAPGEAFARAVSACLHRGAPLTMEAARAMAVLGPHATPPVLADVLGADPDSVVWAVEALHGLGLLHSGMFRHTASREAVLWELDGTERSALHYQAARVLHDHGTPATVVAGHFVNAGRADGAWTVPILREASEQALAGNDIESAMAWLRMAGRASTDEREQAAIKASLVRAIWRRCPITALPYLPDLSAAAIERRLGLRDTSALVGQLLWFGQKEQAFEVMTAVERQRGAPFKSPSNSRRSEPGLPNLGLLGHWSADPLNSSLDYQPLLPAPFTGALTYLNTLLVQGADEETLRAATKVLQGAPLDDDTLPKFTSALVSLACMNRPDVAAHWGDALLEEAEQRRVPMWQALFADLRAFIDIRRGRMATAERFARDALNLISPKSWGVAIGVPIANVVLASTAAGRLDDAAAFLGIPVPEATLETVGGLHYLHARGRYHLAINCPQAALADFETCGDLMIKWDIDLPNFVDWRTHAAQAWAALGNPNQVRDLMDEQLAGLEAEDSRVRGVSLRILASVAEPDEAMALLREAVACLEAAGDAYELALAVSALGQAHEARGEQERVRELTHRALGLERAAGLEPAEPAPTAPTTRAELRKKGVAGTPGPVLAAPADAKRGSPLTEAELRVAVLAAQGHKNRQIAAKLFITISTVEQHLTSVYRKLNVRRRAELSGELQRVHPGMWLRGTARRRETG; this is encoded by the coding sequence ATGAAGTTAGTGGAGCGAGATAGCAAGTTGGATAGGCTTCGGCGCTTGTTCGCCGACTCTACGAAAGGCAAGAGCCAGGTCGCGGCCATCACGGGCGCTGTGGGCAGCGGCAAGACCGCGCTGCTGCACACCTTCGCCGAGAGCATCGCCGGCGATGGGGGCGTCTTCCTGACCGTGACGGCGTCCCGCACCGAGCGCGCGCTGGAGCTCGGTGTGATCGGACAGTTGATCTCCAGCGCGGTGCCGTTCGCCGAGGGCGACGAGAGCGCGCGTCGCCTGCTGGACACGGCAGCGCATGGTCTGTCCCTGCCGGAGAGCCCCGACGCCGCCTCCGAGCTGGATCGCGCGACGGACGGCGTCGGCATCCGCGACGTGCGGTCGCTGGCCGCGCTCAGCAACGCGCTGTTCCGGCTCGGCGAACGCGGGCCGGTGGTCATCGGGGTCGATGACGTGCACTACGCCGACGTGTCCTCGCTCGAGGTGCTGCTGTACCTCATCAGGCGGGTGAGTCTGCGCCCGGTGCCCTTTCTCTTCATCCTGACGTGGGGCGCCGATCCGGAGTTCAACCACCCGAAGTTCAACGCGGAGGTCCTGTCCCATCAGCATGTAGAGGCCCTGAGGCTGGAACTGCTGTCCAGGAACGGCGTGGCCAAGGTGATCAGTGACAAACTGGGCACGCAGGCGGTGGGCCGGCTGACGCCCGCCTGCCACGCGATGAGTGGTGGGAACCCGCTGCTGGTGCACGCCCTGCTGGAGGACTACCGGCATGCCGAGTCCGCGCAGCCGGCCGAGTTCGCCCCCGGTGAGGCGTTCGCCCGGGCCGTGTCCGCCTGCCTGCACCGGGGCGCTCCCTTGACCATGGAGGCCGCCAGGGCGATGGCGGTGCTGGGGCCGCACGCCACGCCGCCGGTGCTGGCCGACGTCCTGGGTGCCGACCCCGACTCCGTGGTCTGGGCCGTCGAGGCCCTGCACGGGCTCGGGCTGCTGCATTCGGGCATGTTTCGCCACACCGCCTCCCGGGAGGCGGTGCTCTGGGAGCTGGATGGCACGGAGCGGTCTGCCCTGCACTACCAGGCCGCCCGCGTGCTGCACGACCATGGCACACCGGCGACCGTCGTCGCCGGCCACTTCGTGAACGCCGGCCGCGCGGACGGCGCCTGGACGGTCCCCATCCTGCGGGAGGCCAGCGAGCAGGCACTGGCCGGCAACGACATCGAGTCGGCCATGGCCTGGCTGCGGATGGCAGGCCGGGCGTCCACGGACGAGCGTGAGCAAGCGGCCATCAAGGCGTCGCTGGTACGCGCGATCTGGCGCAGGTGTCCCATCACCGCGCTGCCGTACCTGCCGGACCTCAGCGCGGCGGCGATCGAGCGCCGCCTGGGGCTGCGCGACACGAGTGCCCTCGTCGGGCAGCTGCTCTGGTTCGGGCAGAAGGAGCAGGCATTCGAGGTCATGACCGCCGTGGAGCGGCAGCGGGGGGCACCGTTCAAGAGCCCGTCCAACTCCCGGCGGAGCGAGCCGGGGCTGCCCAACCTCGGGTTGCTGGGCCACTGGTCCGCCGATCCGCTCAACTCCTCCCTTGACTACCAGCCGTTGTTGCCCGCGCCGTTCACGGGAGCGCTGACGTACCTGAACACCCTGCTGGTCCAGGGCGCGGACGAGGAGACGCTGCGTGCTGCGACCAAGGTGCTGCAGGGGGCGCCGCTCGATGACGACACCCTGCCCAAGTTCACCTCCGCGCTGGTGTCGTTGGCCTGCATGAACCGGCCGGACGTCGCGGCGCACTGGGGTGACGCGCTCCTGGAGGAGGCCGAGCAGCGGCGCGTGCCGATGTGGCAGGCGCTGTTCGCCGACCTGCGGGCATTCATCGACATCCGGCGCGGCCGGATGGCCACCGCCGAGCGGTTCGCGCGGGACGCGCTCAACCTGATCTCCCCGAAGAGCTGGGGCGTGGCCATCGGGGTGCCGATCGCGAACGTGGTGCTGGCCAGCACCGCCGCGGGACGGCTGGACGATGCCGCGGCGTTCCTCGGCATCCCGGTGCCCGAGGCCACGCTCGAGACCGTGGGCGGGCTGCACTACCTCCATGCCCGCGGCCGCTACCACCTTGCGATCAACTGCCCGCAGGCCGCCCTGGCAGACTTCGAGACGTGCGGCGACCTGATGATCAAATGGGACATCGACCTGCCCAATTTCGTCGACTGGCGGACCCACGCCGCGCAGGCGTGGGCCGCGCTGGGAAACCCTAACCAGGTCCGTGACCTGATGGACGAGCAGCTGGCCGGGCTGGAGGCCGAAGACAGCAGGGTCAGAGGCGTCAGCCTGCGCATCCTCGCCTCGGTCGCCGAACCCGACGAGGCCATGGCGCTCCTGCGGGAGGCGGTCGCGTGCCTGGAGGCGGCCGGTGACGCCTACGAGCTGGCCTTGGCCGTGTCGGCGCTCGGCCAGGCGCACGAGGCACGGGGTGAGCAGGAGCGGGTGCGAGAGCTCACCCATCGGGCCCTCGGGCTGGAGCGGGCGGCGGGGCTCGAGCCCGCCGAACCGGCGCCGACCGCCCCGACCACGCGCGCCGAGCTCAGGAAGAAGGGTGTCGCCGGCACGCCGGGCCCGGTGCTCGCGGCGCCGGCCGACGCCAAGCGCGGCTCCCCGCTGACCGAGGCAGAGTTGCGGGTGGCCGTGCTCGCCGCGCAGGGGCACAAGAATCGCCAGATCGCGGCCAAGCTGTTCATCACCATCAGCACGGTCGAGCAGCATCTGACCAGCGTCTACAGGAAGCTCAACGTCAGGCGCCGTGCGGAGCTGTCCGGCGAGCTGCAGCGCGTCCATCCGGGGATGTGGCTGCGTGGTACGGCACGCAGGCGCGAAACCGGCTGA
- a CDS encoding cytochrome P450 family protein — protein MTAQDARNVNISDVNGGGEDPYSFYAQLRKECPVAKVRQGNGMDVYLVTRFEDAKEALCDARLAKDPRHGAAMLAASGVPLPKEGGAKLAGQMLASDPPEHTRLRRLVSKEFTVRRVERMREHIQALADQLADDLAGRLENGRGVVDLVADYAFPLPMAVIAELLGIPLADKDKFRAWSQAVLLPLGAPGKAEGAREFSGYLATLMEAKKADPGDDLFSALAVAAEDDRLSPDELIGTAILMIIAGHDTTVNLIANGMLALVRHPDQLKLLRDSPAMLPDAIDEFLRYDAPLERASARWAVEDMEIAGTFIPKGSFVSVVLGSANRDENVFGDGDRLDLTRQENHRHLAFGRGIHHCIGAPLAKLEGELAIGTLLRRFGSFELAVDPGELRWRQSIVMRSLESLPVRVSV, from the coding sequence ATGACCGCACAGGACGCGCGGAATGTAAACATCTCAGACGTGAACGGCGGCGGAGAAGACCCATATTCGTTCTACGCCCAGCTGCGGAAAGAGTGCCCCGTCGCCAAAGTCCGGCAGGGCAACGGGATGGACGTCTACCTCGTCACGCGGTTCGAGGACGCCAAGGAGGCGTTGTGCGACGCCCGCCTGGCCAAGGACCCGCGGCACGGCGCGGCGATGCTGGCCGCCAGCGGCGTCCCGCTGCCCAAGGAGGGCGGCGCCAAGCTCGCGGGGCAGATGCTGGCCAGCGATCCGCCAGAGCACACCCGGCTACGCCGGCTGGTGTCCAAGGAGTTCACCGTGCGCCGCGTGGAACGCATGCGCGAGCACATCCAGGCGCTGGCCGACCAGCTGGCGGACGACCTCGCCGGCCGGCTGGAGAACGGGCGCGGCGTGGTCGATCTCGTGGCCGACTACGCGTTCCCGCTGCCGATGGCCGTGATCGCCGAGCTGCTCGGCATTCCACTGGCCGACAAGGACAAGTTCCGCGCCTGGTCGCAGGCCGTGCTGTTGCCGCTGGGCGCGCCGGGCAAGGCCGAAGGGGCACGCGAGTTCAGCGGTTACCTGGCCACGCTGATGGAGGCCAAGAAGGCCGACCCAGGCGACGACCTGTTCAGCGCACTGGCTGTGGCCGCGGAGGACGACAGGCTCTCCCCCGACGAGCTCATCGGCACCGCCATCCTGATGATCATCGCCGGGCACGACACCACGGTCAACCTCATCGCCAACGGCATGCTCGCCCTGGTGCGCCACCCCGACCAGCTCAAGCTGCTGCGCGACTCGCCAGCCATGCTCCCGGACGCGATCGACGAGTTCCTGCGCTACGACGCTCCCTTGGAGCGGGCCAGCGCCCGATGGGCGGTCGAGGACATGGAGATCGCCGGCACGTTCATCCCGAAGGGCAGCTTCGTCAGTGTGGTCCTCGGCTCGGCCAACCGGGACGAGAACGTCTTCGGCGACGGGGACCGGCTCGATCTGACGCGGCAGGAGAATCACCGGCACCTCGCCTTCGGCCGCGGCATCCACCACTGCATCGGCGCACCCCTGGCGAAGCTGGAGGGCGAGCTGGCCATCGGCACGCTCCTGCGCCGCTTCGGCTCGTTCGAGCTGGCCGTCGATCCCGGAGAGCTGCGGTGGCGGCAGAGCATCGTGATGCGCAGCCTGGAGTCGCTCCCGGTGCGCGTCTCGGTGTAA
- a CDS encoding DegT/DnrJ/EryC1/StrS family aminotransferase, producing MAIRVWDYRQEYENERADILDAVETVFNSGWLILGKSVEGFEREFAEYHGAGYCTTVDNGTNAIKLGLEALGVGPGDEVITVSNTAAPTVVAIDGARATPVFVDVREEDFLMDVSQVKDAITPRTKALLPVHLYGQCADMAPLRRLADEHGLKIIEDCAQAHGARHHGEVAGSMGDAAAFSFYPTKVLGAYGDGGAVVTSDPEVDHNMRQLRYYGMETVYYVVRTPGHNSRLDEVQAEILLRKLRRLDAYIEGRRAVARRYAEGLADVAGPGGLILPSVAPGNEHVYYVYVVRHPERDKIIEEMKKYDIELNISYPWPVHTMTGFEHLGYAKGSLPVTERLADEVFSLPMYPALSEDTQELIITSLRDVLSRL from the coding sequence GTGGCAATTCGCGTGTGGGACTACCGTCAGGAGTACGAGAATGAGCGGGCCGACATTCTCGACGCGGTGGAAACCGTGTTCAACTCGGGCTGGCTCATCCTGGGAAAGAGCGTCGAGGGCTTCGAGCGCGAATTCGCCGAATACCACGGCGCCGGCTATTGCACGACCGTGGACAACGGGACCAACGCCATCAAGCTAGGCCTCGAGGCCCTCGGCGTCGGCCCCGGCGACGAGGTCATCACCGTCTCGAACACCGCGGCGCCCACCGTGGTCGCCATCGACGGCGCCCGGGCGACCCCGGTCTTCGTGGACGTCCGCGAGGAGGACTTCCTCATGGACGTCAGCCAGGTGAAGGACGCGATCACCCCGCGGACCAAGGCGCTGCTGCCTGTGCACCTGTACGGCCAGTGCGCCGACATGGCGCCGCTGCGCCGGCTGGCCGACGAGCACGGGCTGAAGATCATCGAGGATTGCGCGCAGGCGCACGGGGCACGCCACCACGGCGAGGTCGCCGGCTCCATGGGCGATGCGGCTGCGTTCTCCTTCTACCCCACCAAGGTCCTGGGGGCTTACGGTGACGGCGGCGCCGTCGTGACCTCCGACCCCGAGGTGGACCACAACATGCGCCAGTTGCGGTACTACGGCATGGAGACCGTGTACTACGTCGTGCGCACGCCGGGGCACAACTCCCGGCTGGACGAGGTCCAGGCCGAGATCCTGCTGCGGAAGCTGCGTCGGCTCGACGCCTACATCGAGGGGCGCCGGGCCGTGGCGCGGCGCTATGCGGAGGGCCTGGCCGACGTCGCCGGGCCAGGCGGGCTCATCCTGCCGTCCGTGGCGCCAGGCAACGAGCACGTCTACTACGTGTACGTGGTCAGGCACCCGGAGCGGGACAAGATCATCGAAGAGATGAAAAAGTATGACATCGAGCTGAACATTAGCTATCCGTGGCCTGTCCACACGATGACCGGATTCGAGCACCTCGGCTACGCCAAGGGGTCGCTACCCGTCACCGAACGGCTCGCGGACGAGGTCTTCTCGCTGCCCATGTATCCGGCGCTGTCCGAGGACACCCAGGAGCTGATCATCACGTCGCTCCGGGACGTGCTGTCCCGGCTCTGA
- the ccrA gene encoding crotonyl-CoA carboxylase/reductase produces MQEIIDTILSGEAVSKDFANLAIPEAYRGNVLLKEDIGIFDGVPSADKDPRKSVHLRDVPTPELGLGEALVAVMASSVNYNTVWSSIFEPVPTFGFLERYGRRNELARRHDLPYHVIGSDMAGVVLRTGAGVNAWKPGDEVVAHCLSVELESPDGHGDTMLDSEQRVWGFETNFGGLAEIALVKANQLMPKPPHLTWEEAASSGLVNSTAYRQLVSRNGAGMKQGDNVLIWGASGGLGSYATQLALVGGANPICVVSSEEKAGICRAMGAEAIIDRQAEDYRFWSDERTQDPKEWRRFGKRIRELTGGEDVDIVFEHPGRETFGASVYVARKGGTIVTCASTSGYMHEFDNRYLWMSLKRIIGSHFANYREAWEANRLIVKGKIHPTLSTVYPLEQAGQAAHDVHRNLHKGKVGVLALAPREGLGVRDEESRSKHIDAINRYRTDRH; encoded by the coding sequence GTGCAAGAGATCATCGACACCATCCTTTCCGGCGAGGCCGTATCAAAGGACTTCGCGAACCTGGCGATCCCGGAGGCCTACCGGGGCAACGTCCTGCTCAAGGAGGACATCGGCATCTTCGACGGAGTGCCCTCCGCGGACAAGGACCCCCGCAAGTCGGTGCACCTGCGGGACGTGCCGACCCCCGAGCTCGGGCTGGGCGAGGCGTTGGTCGCGGTCATGGCCAGCTCCGTCAACTACAACACCGTCTGGTCCTCGATCTTCGAGCCGGTGCCGACGTTCGGCTTCCTGGAGCGCTACGGCCGGCGCAACGAGCTGGCCAGACGGCACGATCTGCCGTATCACGTCATCGGCTCAGACATGGCCGGGGTGGTCCTGCGTACCGGGGCGGGCGTGAACGCGTGGAAGCCGGGCGACGAGGTCGTCGCCCACTGCCTGTCCGTCGAGCTGGAGTCGCCCGACGGCCACGGCGACACAATGCTCGACTCCGAGCAGCGCGTCTGGGGCTTCGAGACCAACTTCGGCGGCCTCGCCGAGATCGCGCTCGTCAAGGCCAACCAGCTCATGCCCAAACCCCCGCACCTGACGTGGGAGGAGGCCGCGAGCTCCGGGCTGGTCAACTCGACCGCGTACCGGCAGCTGGTGTCCAGGAACGGCGCCGGCATGAAGCAGGGCGACAACGTGCTGATCTGGGGCGCCAGCGGCGGGCTCGGCTCGTATGCCACCCAGCTGGCGCTCGTCGGCGGCGCGAACCCGATCTGCGTGGTCTCCAGCGAGGAGAAGGCCGGCATCTGCCGCGCCATGGGCGCCGAGGCGATCATCGATCGCCAGGCCGAGGACTACCGGTTCTGGAGCGACGAGCGTACCCAGGACCCGAAGGAGTGGCGGCGCTTCGGCAAGCGAATCCGCGAGCTGACCGGCGGCGAGGACGTCGACATCGTCTTCGAGCACCCGGGGCGCGAGACCTTCGGCGCGAGCGTGTACGTGGCCCGCAAGGGCGGCACGATCGTCACCTGCGCCTCCACCTCCGGCTACATGCACGAGTTCGACAACCGCTACCTGTGGATGTCGCTCAAGCGGATCATCGGCTCGCACTTCGCCAACTACCGCGAGGCGTGGGAGGCCAACCGCCTGATCGTCAAGGGGAAGATCCATCCGACGCTCTCCACCGTGTACCCGCTGGAGCAGGCCGGCCAGGCCGCCCACGACGTGCACCGTAATCTGCACAAGGGCAAGGTCGGCGTGCTGGCGCTCGCGCCGCGCGAAGGCCTTGGCGTCCGCGACGAGGAGTCGCGGTCCAAGCACATCGACGCCATCAACCGCTATCGCACGGACCGGCACTGA
- a CDS encoding thioesterase II family protein, translating into MSTNGEWVRRFHAADGSGVRLVVFPHAGGSASYYFAMSQGLAPGVETVVLQYPGRQDRFAEGCIDDLGTLADRAFDALRGWDDRPLAFFGHSMGSIVAFEVARRFQERGGGPPAWLFASGYPAPSRLRGGDVHLRDDAGIVAELTAVGGIDPAWLKDEGLLATIMPPLRGDYTAIETHPRTYGVRLDCPITALVAQADPYTTVAESESWREHTSRAFDLRVYPGGHFYLEQHRAELVDTIAATLKGVAAGARP; encoded by the coding sequence GTGAGCACCAACGGAGAATGGGTCCGCCGTTTCCACGCGGCGGACGGCAGCGGCGTGCGGCTGGTCGTCTTCCCGCACGCCGGCGGTTCGGCGAGCTACTACTTCGCGATGTCGCAGGGGCTGGCGCCGGGTGTGGAGACGGTGGTGCTGCAGTACCCGGGGCGCCAGGACCGCTTCGCCGAAGGCTGCATCGACGACCTCGGCACGCTGGCCGACCGGGCATTCGACGCGCTGCGCGGCTGGGATGATCGACCGCTGGCGTTCTTCGGCCACAGCATGGGCTCTATCGTGGCCTTCGAGGTGGCACGGAGATTCCAAGAGCGTGGAGGCGGGCCGCCGGCCTGGTTGTTCGCCTCCGGCTACCCGGCTCCCTCGCGGCTGCGCGGGGGAGACGTGCACCTGCGCGACGACGCCGGCATCGTGGCCGAGCTGACCGCGGTGGGCGGCATCGACCCGGCCTGGCTGAAGGACGAGGGCCTGCTCGCCACCATCATGCCGCCGTTGCGCGGCGACTACACGGCGATCGAGACGCATCCGCGCACGTACGGGGTCCGGCTCGACTGCCCCATCACCGCGCTGGTCGCGCAGGCCGACCCGTACACGACCGTCGCCGAGTCGGAGTCCTGGCGGGAGCACACCTCCCGCGCGTTCGACCTGCGCGTCTACCCGGGCGGCCACTTCTATCTGGAGCAGCACCGGGCGGAGCTGGTGGACACGATCGCCGCCACGCTCAAGGGCGTGGCGGCGGGCGCTAGACCGTGA
- the rffA gene encoding dTDP-4-amino-4,6-dideoxygalactose transaminase has protein sequence MNRIPFNRPYLTGAESGYMATAMSGGTLEGDGPFTARASALLKEMIGTGAALLTTSCSHALDMTGLLLRLSPGDEVIMPSFTFPSTANAYAVRGAVPVFVDSRPDTLNLDERLIEEEITERTKAVVVVHYAGVACDMDAIMKLAGRYGLAVVEDNAHGLGGTYYGRPLGSIGALATQSFHSTKNVHCGEGGALVVNQEDLVEPAEIIREKGTNRTQYYRGTIDKYHWVDLGSSYLPSELLAAFLTAQLERFGEIQERRLQVWDAYHERLADWAAESGVVQPTVPDGCRQPAHIYYLLLPDAENREAFRAHLAERGVQATPHYQPLHSAPAGLRYGRTAVGGCPVTERAADQVVRLPLYTGLTEADVDEVVEAITSYRVQPAEVVTV, from the coding sequence ATGAACAGGATTCCCTTCAACCGGCCGTACCTGACGGGTGCGGAGTCCGGATACATGGCCACGGCGATGTCCGGCGGGACGCTGGAAGGCGACGGGCCGTTCACGGCCCGGGCCTCGGCCCTGCTCAAGGAGATGATCGGGACCGGCGCCGCGCTGCTGACCACGTCCTGCTCGCACGCGCTGGACATGACGGGACTGCTGCTGCGGCTGAGCCCGGGCGACGAGGTCATCATGCCCTCGTTCACGTTCCCCTCCACCGCGAACGCCTACGCCGTCCGCGGCGCGGTCCCTGTCTTCGTGGACAGCCGTCCCGACACGCTCAACCTCGACGAACGGCTCATCGAGGAGGAGATCACCGAGCGCACCAAGGCCGTCGTCGTCGTCCACTACGCCGGCGTGGCCTGCGACATGGACGCCATCATGAAGCTGGCCGGACGCTACGGGCTGGCCGTGGTCGAGGACAACGCCCACGGGCTGGGCGGGACCTACTACGGCCGGCCGCTCGGCTCGATCGGCGCGCTGGCCACGCAGAGCTTCCACTCGACGAAGAACGTGCACTGCGGCGAGGGCGGCGCGCTGGTGGTGAACCAGGAGGACCTGGTCGAGCCCGCCGAGATCATCCGCGAGAAGGGTACCAACCGGACGCAGTACTACCGGGGCACGATCGACAAGTACCACTGGGTCGACCTCGGCTCCAGCTACCTGCCGTCCGAGCTGCTCGCCGCCTTCCTGACCGCTCAGCTCGAGCGCTTCGGCGAGATCCAGGAGCGCCGCCTGCAGGTGTGGGACGCCTACCACGAGCGGCTGGCCGACTGGGCGGCCGAGTCCGGAGTCGTCCAGCCGACCGTACCCGACGGGTGCCGGCAGCCGGCGCACATCTACTACCTGCTGCTCCCCGACGCCGAGAACCGCGAGGCCTTCCGCGCCCACCTCGCCGAGCGCGGAGTCCAGGCGACGCCGCACTACCAGCCTCTGCACAGCGCCCCGGCGGGGTTGCGCTACGGCCGCACCGCGGTCGGCGGCTGCCCCGTGACCGAGCGCGCCGCCGACCAGGTGGTACGGCTGCCGCTCTACACGGGGCTGACCGAGGCCGACGTGGACGAGGTCGTCGAGGCGATCACCTCGTACCGCGTCCAGCCGGCAGAGGTCGTCACGGTCTAG